Part of the Gilliamella sp. wkB7 genome is shown below.
CCAATAACTCCCCAGTAAAGTAAGCGATGACGGTAATTATTGGGTACGGTAAACCATGAAAAAATTGCCATAATAACAAACAAATTATCGACAGATAACGCTTTTTCAAGAACATAACCCGTTATAAATAAACTTGCAGCTGTACTACCATGATGAATATATAAAAATAGTGCAAATCCTAAGGCGACTGCGATCCAAAAAATTGACCATCCAATTGCATTTTTTAAACTAATCGGTTTATCATTGTGGTGAGCATATAAGTCGATAATAATTGCAGCTAGGGATAACCCAACAAATACTAATACTGTTTCTATTGGAAATCCTAATGAATGTTGAATCATATTTATGTGACCTAGTTATAATTTTGATATACAGATAATTTGAATGGTAAATACTGTTTAATATAAACGGTATCATGTAATTATAAAAGTGGTACAGTATATATTGCTAGCTAAATCAAAAAAAGTTATATTTGAGTCCCCCCATTAACAATTATAATTAATTAACATTTTGAGCCAATTTTCATGACAAATATCAGGATAATTATTTTATGTATTCTTCCTTTTTTATCAGGATTTTTACATGCACAATCGGTAGAACCTTATTTATCAACGTTACCTAAAGGAAGCGATTTATCCATTCTGGTTCAATCTGTTGGTAGTAATCCGAAAACATTAGCAAAATATAAGAGTGATCAATTTAAACAACCGGCTAGTACTCAAAAAGTTATTACCGCTTTAGCTGCACAACTCGAATTAGGTAGTGATTTTCGCTTTAAAACGCTTATGAAAACGAATGGTTCAATAAGCAATAAACAGTTGAATGGTGACCTTATCATTCAATTAAGTGGCGATCCCACCTTTTCAAGTGATAGATTAAAAATAATGCTTACTGAACTGCGGCAAAAAGGTATTGAAAAAATTGCAGGAAATATCATTTTAGATACTTCAGTTTTTGCCAGTCATGATAAAGCCGCTGGTTGGTCATGGAATAACTTAACTGCTTGTTATAATGCACCTCCATCTGCAGCAATCATAAACGATAACTGTTTTTATGCAACAATCACACCAGGAAAGGTAGGCTCTAAAGCATCTGTTTCAGTCGCATCTTATATTCCAGTAGTGGTATCTGCTGATATCAAAACAATTGCCGCCAATAGTAAAGATTTAAATGATAAATATTGTGAGTTAGATGTAAGCTATTTTGATAAAAATCGTTATCACCTATCTGGATGTGTTGCTTCTGGTAATAATAAGATACCATTAAAATTTGCGGTACTTGATGGAACAGCTTATTTTTCTGCAATATTAAAAAAAGAACTCAAATTACAAAAAATAGTTTATACAGGTAAAATTTTAGAGAAAAACCAAAAAAACAGTTCACAACTGACTTTATTAAGTTCCAGTGAGTCAGCCCCGCTTTCTGAATTACTGACTGTTATGTTAAAAAAATCAAATAATTTATATGCTGATGCTATTTTTAGAACACTCGGAGCACATTATTACAACATTGCTGGAACTTGGCGTAATAGTAGCGATGCAGTTAAACAAATTTTACTTAAAAAGGCGGGTATTAATCTTGAAAATTTAGTCATTGTGGATGGTTCAGGGTTATCCCGATTAAACTTAGTTAGTGCAGACAAATTAATGGAAATATTACAATATATTTCGGCGAATAATGCGCAATTAGGTATTATTGACATGTTGCCAATTGCTGGCGTTGATGGAACGTTGCAAAATCGTAAAAGTTTTAATCAATTACCCTTTAAGGAAACCATTCGAGCCAAAACCGGTTATATTCAAGGTAGTTATAATTTAGCTGGATTTATTCAAAAATCCGATGGTCAATATTTGGCGTTTGTGCAGTTATTATCAGGATATCACGCAGATACACAAGGTGAACCGAAAAATGGTGCAATAATGCGTTTTGAATCAGAATTTTATAAGAATTTTATTGATTAATAAATGAATTAAGGACACATATATGTACTAGCTTTATATGTGTCCTACTACTCTTTGTTCTGATAAATCAATAATTAAATGTTTTCACCTAAGAATCCACCACTCTGATGTTTCCAAAGTTGAGCGTACAGTCCATTTTTATCAAGCAATTCTTGGTGTGTTCCTTGTTCAATAATCCTTCCTTGATCCAGAACAACTAATCTATCCATTGCCGCAATGGTTGATAATCGGTGAGCAATGGCAATAACGGTTTTACCTTCCATTAAAGTATATAAACTCTCTTGAATAGCTTGCTCAATTTCAGAATCCAACGCACTGGTCGCTTCATCTAATAATAGAATTGGGGCATTTTTTAATATAACTCTGGCAATTGCAATGCGCTGTCGTTGTCCACCTGATAATTTTATGCCTCGCTCTCCTACAAATGCGTCATAGCCTGTTCTACCGTTTGCATCAATAAGTGTATGAATAAAGCTATCAGCATGAGCTTTTTTTGCTGCTATAATCATCTCTTCTTCAGTGGCTTGATTGTTACCATAGAGTAGGTTTTCTCGTACTGAGCGGTGTAATAGGGACGTATCTTGAGTTACCATACCAATTTGGGCGCGTAAGCTTTCTTGGGTAACGGTTGTAATTTCTTGTCCATCGATAATAATTTTACCACTTTGTAAATCATAAAAGCGTAATAATAAATTAATAAGCGTGGATTTGCCTGCTCCAGAGCGACCTACTAATCCTATTTTCTCACCTGGATTAATTGTTAAATCCAAATCTTGAATGATAGAGTTTTGTCTTTTGGCATCATAATTGAAGTTAATGTGTTGAAAGTCAATTTTACCTTGTTTTACAACAAGTTCAGTTGCATTAGGTTGATCATTGACTGTTTTAGTTGAAGAAAATGTATTGATACCATCTTTCACTACACCAATATTTTCAAATAGAGCAGCCATTTCCCACATGATCCAATGAGAGAAACCGTTTAATCGTAATGCGACGGCGGTTGTTGTAGCGATTGCTCCAACACCAACTAACTGATCTGTCCATAACCATAAAGCAACACCTGTCGTGCAGAGTATTAATGTAATGGATAAAAGATGGTTTACAATTTCAAAACTGCTGACTAAACGCATTTGCCGATTAACGGTAACTAAAAACTCATCCATTGATTCTTGAGCGTATTTAGCTTCATTACCTGCATGTGAGAACAGTTTAACTGTCATGATATTGGTATAGGCATCGGTGACTCGTCCTGTCATGGTAGAACGTGCATCAGCTTGCATACTGGCAACTTTACCTAGGCGTGGAATAAAATAGTACATTGCAATCCCATAAAGCACAGTCCAACCAAGAAAAGGCATTAATAACCAAAGATCTAATTGTCCAATGATAGCCGCCATGGTAATAAAGGAAATAAGTACATAGATAAAAATATCTGCGACTAAAAAACAAGTATCTCTAACAGCAAGCGCTGTTTGCATAACTTTTGCTGATATTCTTCCTGCAAATTCATCTTGGAAAAAGCGCATACTTTGATTAAGAACTAATCTGTGCAAATTCCAACGCATTCTCATTGGGAAATTTCCAGCAAGACATTGATGTTTAATAATCGTTTGTAAGCTAATGATTAGCGTACTGGCTAAAATTATTAAAGCTAATAAAATTAATGTGGTTTTTTCTTGCTGCCAAAATTTAGATGGTTCAACTTCTGCAAGCCAGTCAACCACTTTACCTAATGCAGCAAATAAAAAAGCTTCAAAAGCACCACTTAATCCACTTAGCATGATTAATAACAGCATAAACACGCGAGTGCCTTTGGTTGATTGCCATATAAAACTAAAAAAGTTTTTAGCCGCTGGTTGAGGATCATCTTTAGGATAAGGTGACACCAATTTTTCAAAAAATCGATACATAATAGACCTAATTAGTAAAATGATATTTTATTGGTAAATATATCAATGATATATGGAATATGAGATTAGGGCTAATGGATATAATTCATCCTGATACCCAAATTTAAGTGAAATTTTAAATAAACATTGCTTAGCTATCTACCTGTCATTAAAGGATTTATGAACATAAAAAAATAGTGAGGAAAATATCTGGTTAATATTTCCTCACTTTAGCAATTATATATTGAAAAACAGTAGATTTCTATTTATTGGTTTAAAAAACGTCTTTAATTATTTGTACAACACGACCAATTATATTGTACTTATCAAAATGTGCTTTAGGTACTTCTATTGTTGGATATTGCTCATTATTACATATTAAAATCCAACTACTCAAAGTTAGGCGTATTTTTCTTAACAAGGTAAAATTTTCATATTCGATTAAATATATTGCTCCATCAACCATCTCCGTTATATCCGTGTTTATAATAAGTCCATTATTATTTTCAATTTCAGGGGACATTAAATCACCTTTTGCCCAATAGATAATTAATTTTTTTATATCTAAACCACGATGAGATGCCCAACCTTCCACAATTGGATAATTCATTACAGGTGGTGTTTCTCTAATATAGCGTTGATATTGTGCTTCTTCTTTGGTTGGTAATTGTTTTTTATAAACAGGAATACGGTAAATATTTTCATTATATACATCATCGTCATCGTCTTTTGGGTCAAATACTTCAAGTCTGTAACCCGTTGCAAGCCAGTTAAATGAAACATTACATTTTTCAGCAATTACCTCTAGACGAGTAAGTGAAGGGTAGGTTTTTCCTGATAAATAATCCCTGATAACAGTTTCTGACATATCACATTTCTTCGCAAAAGCAGAAACAGATAAACCTTGCATTGAATTAAATAGTCTGTCTTTGAAGGTTTTGACATTTTTATTTTTGATCATATTCATTTCTGTCTCGTTTTCTTTTTTCATCCGTATAGTAATTATAGTGCATATTTTTTAACTTTTATATACACGGTATTGGGAATAATATGCGTTTTAATGCGTTTTTCTCGGATTTAATGTTTTTAGTTCGTGTTATATCGTGATTATGCTTTTTTTTACGATTTTAGATTTTTGAACCGACATTTAGAAAAAAACTTTTGAATTGTTTTTTCTGCTTTAAAACTGTTGTTTTACGCTTAATTTATATTACTTTTATGAGTAATAACGTTTTTTTACCTGTTTTTTGATATTTATCTAATTAGAGAAAAGGATAAATTTCATAGATAATCTATTTTAATAACATGATTTTTAATATTTTGTTCGTTTTTTTAGCAATTCGTTTTTATAAAACAAAAAAACAAATAAAAACGTTGACTAAAGCGAAAAAAAATGGATAATAAGCAGGGTAAGGATTTTTCATTGTTTTCTTTCCTTATATTCCTTATATTTCATGTTGGCCTGTATAGTTTTATACAGGTCTTTTTTTTATCCATAATCTAGTTATGAAATCCTTTCACAAAAAGAGTATAATGAAATCCCATTAAAACTTACGTCTAAGTATAAAGTTTAAATAGATAAGAGTAGTTAATTAAGAGGATTTTATTATGTCATTTAGTATCCCACACCTTTTAGTGTTTCTTGCTGTGGTCGTTCTATTATTTGGTACTAAAAAATTACGTAATTTAGGTTCAGATCTTGGTTTCGCATTAAAAAGCTTCAAAAAAGCGATGAATGACGATGAAATTGAATTAAAGAAAGATAATAAGTAACTATTGATTAGTATGGATACTCACTTTGATATTGTAATCGTTGGCGGTGGTTTAGTTGGGCTAGCAACAGCTTGTGCACTTAGTCAATATGATTTGAAGATAGCGATCATAGATGCTAAGGTTCATCATAATGAATCTTTTCTACAAAATGAAATCGGTATAAGGGCTTCAGCAATTAATGGTGCTAGCCAAAGGTATTTTTCTCAAATAGGCATTTGGGATGATTTATTAAATAGTCATCGTGTGCAAGACTTTACCGAAATAGGTGTATGGGAAAAAAACGGTATAGCGCATCTTTCAGCTCACGCAAAAGATTATGGTTATCCAAATCTAGGCTATATCATCGAAAATAATCTGATCTCTCACTGTTTGTATCACTTTGCTAAAGAAAATCACAATATAACGATTTTTAATCTTGCTGCCATTGATAATTGCTATAATGACGATTATGCATTTTTAACCTTGGCAGATAATACTATTTTACAAGCTAAACTTATTATCGGCGCTGATGGTGCACACTCTTGGTTGCGTAAACATGAAAAAATTTCAGTTTTTGAACGTAACTATCTTCATCACGCAGTAATTACAACCGTTGAAACTCAGTATCCTCACCAATCTTGTGCTAAACAAATTTTTTATCCAAATGGTATTGTTGCTTTTTTACCTCTTTGGCAAGCAAATAAAAGTTGCTTGGTATGGTCAACTAAACCTAACCAAGCAACAATTTTAAAATTGCTTACAGAATCAGAGTTCTGCCAAGAACTGTTTAAATTAACGGGCGATAAAGTAGGTAAATGCCAATTAATTAATCAACGGATGGTTTTTCCACTAAAAGCGCGTCTTGCCAAACAATTCGTTAAACATCGAACAGTGCTTATTGGTGATGCCGCACATACTATTCATCCTTTGGCAGGGCAAGGAGTGAATTTAGGTTTTCAAGATTCAGCTTTATTAGTTTCGACAATTAAGCAATTACATGATAAACACAAAGATATAGGACTTGCTGATAATTTAAAATCTTTCCAATTTACTCGCCGTAAAGATACGTTAGTAATGTTAACTGCGATGCGAACTATTCAAGACATGTTTAATGGTGATAACGTTTTGAAAAAAATGTTAAGAACTGCGGGCATGAATGCTATAGACAATTGTTCACCCTTGAAAAAACAACTTATTAAATACGCAATGCATATTTAATCGAATCTAAATATTTAAATCCTGCAAAATTTTTACAGGATTTAATAATAGTTGAGTTATTTGAAAGCAACTTGATAAGAAGTTGGTACAAATGGTGAAGAGGGTACATGTATCGCCCAATATGGGTCTTTTAATAATCCTCGCCCAATTGCCACTAAGTCAGCATCCCCAGTACTTAATACATAATCTGCTAGGTATGGATCTTCTAACATACCAACAGCTATAACTGGTAAATTGATTGCTTGTTTGATCGCACGGGCCAAATATACTTGATATCCAGCATGAAACTGCGGTGTATGAGCTGGATCTAATTGCCCATCGCCACCACCACTTACATCCAAAATGTCAGCGCCTGCATCGGCAAAGCGTTTTGCTATTTTGCGTCCATATTCTATATCATAGCCATCTTTACTATACTCTTGCGCAGAAAAACGGATAATAAGTGGCATATCACTAGGCATTACCGATTTAGCAGCTTGTATAACTTGTTCACCGAATAATAATTTATCTTGACCATATTCATCGGTTCTGTGATTAGTTTTTGGTGAGCTGAATTGATGAATTAAATATCCGTGAGCGCCATGAATTTCGATGGCGTCAAAACCTGCTTCAACGGCTCGTTTTGTTGACTCTTTAAATTTTTGAATGATATCAATAATTTCATCTTTTGATAATTCTCTTGGCATTTGATACTGCCATTTTGGATTAGCTTCGTTGGAACCATCATAAAGAATAGGTGAACAAGAGACAACATCTGAAGCTCCTAAAGCTTTTCGACCTGCATGAGCAATTTGAATAGCAATTTTACCATTTTGAGCATGTACAGCATCAACTATTCGTTTAAATTGATCACGCTGCTCATCATTCCATAATCCAAGACAATTTGGTGAAATACGACCATTAGGCGCTACATTTGTCATTTCAACAATAATTAAGCCTACACCACCAATTGCTCGAGATACATAGTGAACAAAATGCCAATCATTAGGCATGCCATCGGTAGCTTGATATTGGCACATAGGGGGCATTACGATGCGATTTTTTAGTGATAACTTTTTGATACTAAAGGGAGTATTGAGAAAAGAGATTTTAGCCATAAATGACTCCTTAGGTAACTTAATAAAAGTATTAAGTTAGTTTATTCATCAGTAAAAGTAAATATCAATGTCTTAATTCAATTGAGTTTAAAATTGTTTATCAATTTCAATGATTAAAATGTAAGAGCATTTAAATTAAAAAAATGTGATAGCGTGGTCATTTGTTTACTTATTTGAAAAGAAGTTTTTGTTATCATTTCTACTTTCCCTCCCAAACGCCTAATATTTTTTTAAAGGAATAATAAGCTACTTGTATTTAAAGTTAGAAACTAAACGATAATTTAATTATCAAATCATATGTAAAAAAGTTTCAGGTTAACTATACGTTTTAGTATAAAATAGCCAACAAATGATACCTATCAATCCCAATATTGTTCCTGATACCACAATGGCTATCCAGCCATAATGACTAAATAAATAGGTTGAACCAACAGAGCCAAGCATCCCACCAATAAAATAACATACCATGTAACCTGTATTCACTCTGCTACGAGCTTCAGGCCTTATTTGGTAAATTGCACTCATATTTGAAACATGTGTAACTTGTACTGAAAAATCTAATATAACCACACCTAGAATTAATGCAATGATTGAGTATTGCGCCAATGAAAGTGGTAACCACGATAACAGCAATAAACCTAAGCCTATTGTGGTAGCAAGCCAACCTTTACCTTTGTCTGATAATTTACCTACTATAGGCGAACCCAATGCACCCGCCGCTCCAGCAATTCCGAATAGACCAATAATGAAATCTGAGTAGTGATAAGGATCATTACTTAATAAAAAAGCAAGTGGTGTCCATAATAAAGAAAACAATGCAAATGATATAACTGCTAACAATGAACGAATTCTAAGGATAGGTTCTTGTTTGTATAATGAGCCAATTGACCATAACAGTTGAAAGTAATTGATATTAATTGTATTACGGTAAGTAGGCAGTGAAATCCAAAGTAATAGGGTAACAATACCCATGATACTTGTGGCAATCCAATATACGTAATGCCAATCGGCAATAGTTGAAATAGCGCCAGCAAAGGTTCTACCCAGTAAAATGCCAAGTAACATTCCACTCATTAAAATGCCAACGATTTTACCGCGGTGTTCCGGTTTGGATAGGGTAGCTGCAAAAGGAATTAAAACTTGTGCAACGGTTGAAAATAGCCCCGTCATGGATGTACCTATTATTAGCATCCATAAATTTTTTGATAAAGTACTGACGATGAGCCCACAAGTGGATAATACCATTAAAATAATAATTAAGTGTTTTCGCTCAAATTTATCACCAAGAGGTGTGATAAAAAGTAAACCAACAGCATAACTAAACTGTGCTGCCATTATGATTGAACCAGCATGCTCAACTGCAATATTCAAATCATGAGTAATTGAATGTAGTAGTGGTTGAGCATAATAATTGCTGGCAATAGTTACACCAATAGCAAATGCCATTAAAAAAACTAACCAGCTGGATAAACCTTGAGATTGTTTGCTTTGCATAAAATAAATGTTACAAAAAAAATAATGATGAATTATATATTAAAAATAAGATTGCTTCTGCTTGACAGCAATTTTAAGCAGATTGTTTTAATAAGTTATAAACGGGTGTAGCGAGTCCTATTTTTGTATTATCTGATTCTAGTTTATACCAATAGCCAGAAGATTCATCTCAACATTTTGTGAAATTGGTAATTACACAATAAATTGGAACAATATTTAAATGAAAATGGCTAAATGTATGTCTGAACGAGTTTAATGGTTTAGGTTCAGTTGATACTATTCCTTTTTTTTCTAACCACTCTTTTAGTTCTTGCTCGCTTGAAAATTCTGGTAGGCAATATAACCCTCCCCAAATACCTTTTGGTGGTCTTTTTTCTAACCAAATAGCGCGATTATATTCTAGCATTAAAAAATAAGCGGTTTTTTCTGGCTTGGCTGTTTTAGGTTTTGGTGTTGGATATTTTTGCCAACTTGCTGTTTTATAAGCAATACAATCTTTATGCAATGGGCACTGTGTGCACTTAGGCTTTGTACGAGTACAAACCATTGCCCCAATATCCATCATTGCTTGATTAAATTTAGCAATATTTTGTTCAGGCGTAACTTGTTCACTTAATTGCCAAAGTTTATTTTCGATTGTTTTATTTCCAGGCCATCCATCAACAGCAAAATATCGAGTTAAAACACGCTTTACATTACCATCTAAAATTGGGTAATGTTGATTTTGTGAAAGCGATAAAATTGCTCCAGCTGTCGAACGACCAATTCCTGGTAAAGCCACTACATCATCAAATTTGGTTGGAAATAAACCATTAAACTTATTATTAATAACTTGTGCTGCTTTGTGTAAATTACGAGCACGAGCATAATAACCAAGCCCTGTCCAAAGATGTAATACATCATCAATAGGTGCTTTTGCTAAATCCGTTATTTTTGGAAATAGCTTAATGAAATTATTAAAGTAGGGGATAACAGTTGCAACTTGTGTCTGTTGCAACATTACTTCTGATAACCACACATGATAAGGTGTTTTCTCAATCTGCCATGGTAGCGTTTTTCTGCCGTACTGTTCATACCATTTTAATACAGCCTTTGCAAAGGGGGGCATTGTTACAGGCATTACATTACAGCAGTAATTGTGTCATTTGGATAACAACCCAATACTTTTGTGTATAAGGTAATTTTTGCTAACTGCTTTAATGCGTTTTGCATTTCTTCAGAATAAAGATTACCTTGTAGATCAATGTAAAACATCTCTTCCCATGGTGTACCATGAATTGGACGAGATTCAAGTTTAGTCATGACAATATTATGATTACGTAACACAGAAAGAGCATCAACAAGTGCACCTGCTTGCTGGCCTGTTTTCATCAATATTGTGGTTTTAGCAGGGATTTGATCAGATACATGAACTGGCTTACGAGATAACACTATAAATCGGGTGATATTCTCTTTTTGATTAGCAAAACTATGTTCAAGAACTTGTAATCCATAAAGTTCACCGCCATCTTTATTACCCATAGCAGCAAAATTAGGCTTATTTGACTTAGCAACCATGTCCATTGCTGATGAAGTACTGTCACAAAAGACAATCTTCCAATGCGGATATCCCTCCAAAAAGTGAGAACATTGTTGGAATGGTTGTGGATGACTATATACGGTGTCAATTTGATCTAATTGAGTATTTGGAAGCGCTAAAATACAGTGATCAATCGGTAGTGATAACTCGCCAATAATATGCAAATTCGTTTTTTGTAGTAAATCATAAATTTCGTTAATGGATCCGGAACTTGAGTTTTCAATTGGTACAACACCATAATCAACAACGCCTTTCTCTATTTGTTCGAAGATATCTTTAAAAGTCGCACAACTTGACTCAATAATTTGCTCTAAATGGGCGCTAGCATAGCGTCGAGCTGCCGAATGAGAATAAGATCCTATGGGTCCTAGAAAAGCAATTTTTGCGGTCGTAATAGCACCATGATTTATTTTTTCTTGTAGAATTTTTTGTTGTAAAAGTACAGAATCTTCGATAATTATTTGATATAAATGTTTGATAAAAATATCATCAAGATGATATTTTTTACCGTGTTCAATTAGTGATTTAATTAATGAACGTTCGCGTTCCATGTCGCGTACTGGTATATTTGCCTTAATTTTAGTATTAATTACTTGTCTCGAAAGCTCACGACGTTTAGCAATAAGTTCTAAAAGAG
Proteins encoded:
- a CDS encoding NADH:flavin oxidoreductase/NADH oxidase, producing the protein MAKISFLNTPFSIKKLSLKNRIVMPPMCQYQATDGMPNDWHFVHYVSRAIGGVGLIIVEMTNVAPNGRISPNCLGLWNDEQRDQFKRIVDAVHAQNGKIAIQIAHAGRKALGASDVVSCSPILYDGSNEANPKWQYQMPRELSKDEIIDIIQKFKESTKRAVEAGFDAIEIHGAHGYLIHQFSSPKTNHRTDEYGQDKLLFGEQVIQAAKSVMPSDMPLIIRFSAQEYSKDGYDIEYGRKIAKRFADAGADILDVSGGGDGQLDPAHTPQFHAGYQVYLARAIKQAINLPVIAVGMLEDPYLADYVLSTGDADLVAIGRGLLKDPYWAIHVPSSPFVPTSYQVAFK
- the dacB gene encoding serine-type D-Ala-D-Ala carboxypeptidase is translated as MTNIRIIILCILPFLSGFLHAQSVEPYLSTLPKGSDLSILVQSVGSNPKTLAKYKSDQFKQPASTQKVITALAAQLELGSDFRFKTLMKTNGSISNKQLNGDLIIQLSGDPTFSSDRLKIMLTELRQKGIEKIAGNIILDTSVFASHDKAAGWSWNNLTACYNAPPSAAIINDNCFYATITPGKVGSKASVSVASYIPVVVSADIKTIAANSKDLNDKYCELDVSYFDKNRYHLSGCVASGNNKIPLKFAVLDGTAYFSAILKKELKLQKIVYTGKILEKNQKNSSQLTLLSSSESAPLSELLTVMLKKSNNLYADAIFRTLGAHYYNIAGTWRNSSDAVKQILLKKAGINLENLVIVDGSGLSRLNLVSADKLMEILQYISANNAQLGIIDMLPIAGVDGTLQNRKSFNQLPFKETIRAKTGYIQGSYNLAGFIQKSDGQYLAFVQLLSGYHADTQGEPKNGAIMRFESEFYKNFID
- a CDS encoding MFS transporter, encoding MQSKQSQGLSSWLVFLMAFAIGVTIASNYYAQPLLHSITHDLNIAVEHAGSIIMAAQFSYAVGLLFITPLGDKFERKHLIIILMVLSTCGLIVSTLSKNLWMLIIGTSMTGLFSTVAQVLIPFAATLSKPEHRGKIVGILMSGMLLGILLGRTFAGAISTIADWHYVYWIATSIMGIVTLLLWISLPTYRNTININYFQLLWSIGSLYKQEPILRIRSLLAVISFALFSLLWTPLAFLLSNDPYHYSDFIIGLFGIAGAAGALGSPIVGKLSDKGKGWLATTIGLGLLLLSWLPLSLAQYSIIALILGVVILDFSVQVTHVSNMSAIYQIRPEARSRVNTGYMVCYFIGGMLGSVGSTYLFSHYGWIAIVVSGTILGLIGIICWLFYTKTYS
- the pheA gene encoding bifunctional chorismate mutase/prephenate dehydratase, with the translated sequence MKVDHLLPLRDKINELDQTLLELIAKRRELSRQVINTKIKANIPVRDMERERSLIKSLIEHGKKYHLDDIFIKHLYQIIIEDSVLLQQKILQEKINHGAITTAKIAFLGPIGSYSHSAARRYASAHLEQIIESSCATFKDIFEQIEKGVVDYGVVPIENSSSGSINEIYDLLQKTNLHIIGELSLPIDHCILALPNTQLDQIDTVYSHPQPFQQCSHFLEGYPHWKIVFCDSTSSAMDMVAKSNKPNFAAMGNKDGGELYGLQVLEHSFANQKENITRFIVLSRKPVHVSDQIPAKTTILMKTGQQAGALVDALSVLRNHNIVMTKLESRPIHGTPWEEMFYIDLQGNLYSEEMQNALKQLAKITLYTKVLGCYPNDTITAVM
- a CDS encoding FAD-dependent monooxygenase — translated: MDTHFDIVIVGGGLVGLATACALSQYDLKIAIIDAKVHHNESFLQNEIGIRASAINGASQRYFSQIGIWDDLLNSHRVQDFTEIGVWEKNGIAHLSAHAKDYGYPNLGYIIENNLISHCLYHFAKENHNITIFNLAAIDNCYNDDYAFLTLADNTILQAKLIIGADGAHSWLRKHEKISVFERNYLHHAVITTVETQYPHQSCAKQIFYPNGIVAFLPLWQANKSCLVWSTKPNQATILKLLTESEFCQELFKLTGDKVGKCQLINQRMVFPLKARLAKQFVKHRTVLIGDAAHTIHPLAGQGVNLGFQDSALLVSTIKQLHDKHKDIGLADNLKSFQFTRRKDTLVMLTAMRTIQDMFNGDNVLKKMLRTAGMNAIDNCSPLKKQLIKYAMHI
- a CDS encoding ABC transporter ATP-binding protein, with protein sequence MYRFFEKLVSPYPKDDPQPAAKNFFSFIWQSTKGTRVFMLLLIMLSGLSGAFEAFLFAALGKVVDWLAEVEPSKFWQQEKTTLILLALIILASTLIISLQTIIKHQCLAGNFPMRMRWNLHRLVLNQSMRFFQDEFAGRISAKVMQTALAVRDTCFLVADIFIYVLISFITMAAIIGQLDLWLLMPFLGWTVLYGIAMYYFIPRLGKVASMQADARSTMTGRVTDAYTNIMTVKLFSHAGNEAKYAQESMDEFLVTVNRQMRLVSSFEIVNHLLSITLILCTTGVALWLWTDQLVGVGAIATTTAVALRLNGFSHWIMWEMAALFENIGVVKDGINTFSSTKTVNDQPNATELVVKQGKIDFQHINFNYDAKRQNSIIQDLDLTINPGEKIGLVGRSGAGKSTLINLLLRFYDLQSGKIIIDGQEITTVTQESLRAQIGMVTQDTSLLHRSVRENLLYGNNQATEEEMIIAAKKAHADSFIHTLIDANGRTGYDAFVGERGIKLSGGQRQRIAIARVILKNAPILLLDEATSALDSEIEQAIQESLYTLMEGKTVIAIAHRLSTIAAMDRLVVLDQGRIIEQGTHQELLDKNGLYAQLWKHQSGGFLGENI
- a CDS encoding LexA family transcriptional regulator, encoding MNMIKNKNVKTFKDRLFNSMQGLSVSAFAKKCDMSETVIRDYLSGKTYPSLTRLEVIAEKCNVSFNWLATGYRLEVFDPKDDDDDVYNENIYRIPVYKKQLPTKEEAQYQRYIRETPPVMNYPIVEGWASHRGLDIKKLIIYWAKGDLMSPEIENNNGLIINTDITEMVDGAIYLIEYENFTLLRKIRLTLSSWILICNNEQYPTIEVPKAHFDKYNIIGRVVQIIKDVF
- the tatA gene encoding twin-arginine translocase TatA/TatE family subunit, whose protein sequence is MSFSIPHLLVFLAVVVLLFGTKKLRNLGSDLGFALKSFKKAMNDDEIELKKDNK